A segment of the Candidatus Neomarinimicrobiota bacterium genome:
GTTTATTCCGCCGGAACCGAGCCGAAGGAGATAGATAACAGAGCAATTAGCGTTATGGCGGAGGTAGGAATTGATATTTTCGGTCAATCTGCCAGCAATGTAGACGAATATCTAAATAAAGAATTCGATCTTATTATTACGCTGTGCGACGAAGCGCGTGAGAGCTGTCCCCTGTTTCCATCACAGGCAGAGGTAATCCATATGGGATTTAGGGACCCCGCGGATGCAATCGGAAGTGAGGAGGAAGTTTTAGGCGTATTCCGTGAAGTTAGGGATCAATTAAACCAGAGATTGATTACTCAGTTAAGAGAAAAATTTTCTCGAATTGACTAAGTTCCTACTGTCTTTCAGCCTCAAGAACGACTTTGCCCCAGTGAATTAATTGCGCGGCTCTTTCTATTGATTCGTTAGGAGGATGTTCGTAAAAATCTGCATCGGTATTTATAAACGGAATGCTCTGAAGATTATCGGTGCCGTTACGAACCAATTCGAGCACGCCGGCCGCTACACTGTTCAGCTTATACTCTCCGTCGAGCTTTCTGCCATTGTGGGCGGTTAGCGGAAAATCTCCTCTTATCCTCAAATCGAGCGCCTGGAGTGATACGAGAAGTTCCGCAGCCAGGACTTTTGTAACGTTTTCTACAACCATTCTCAAATGACGCGCCGCTGTCGTTGACATTGCATTGTGGTCTTCGATATTTGCTGAGGTAGGGATGCTGTCAACGGACGAAGGGTGACATAATATTTTATTTTCCGCAACGAGGCTTGCAGCCATGTACTGATAAAGCATCATTCCGGAATCGAGTCCATCTGTTCCTGACGACAGATTCGCCGGCATCCCCCTGTTGTTTTTGGGGTCAAGAAGGAGCTGCATACGCCTTTCGGATATGCCGCCCAATTCTGCTATAGCTATTTTAAGGTAATCCGCCGCGAACCCTACCGGTTCGCCGTGAAAATTAGCGGCGGAATAAGTCTTCCATTCGCTGATGGAAGAGCTGTCATCGACACTGTCCGGGCTGTCCTCATCTTCGATGAAGATGAGAGGATTATCAGTTGCAGAATTTATCTCTATCTCTATCTGCTCGTGCGTATGTGAAAGTGCGTCATGCACAGCGCCGTGTACTTGAGGTATCGCTCGTATTGAATATTCGTCTTGCTGATGATGACCTTCTGCCGCTCTGTCAATAAGATTTGAGTCTTTTATATACCTGTTTATATCTTTTGCAACGGAAATTTGTCCGCGGTAAGGTCTTGCTCTGTGAACTTTTTCATCGAACGCCCTGCTGAATCCCCCTAACGATTGAAGCGAGAGTGAACCGATAATGTTAGCAGTTTTAAGCACGACCGAAGAATCGAATATAGAAATAGCGGTTATCGCTGCGGAAATTGTTGCCCCATTGGTAAGAGCCAATCCTTCTTTTGGTGCGAGATGGATATTGACCTCACCCGAGTTTTTTATCGGTTCCGGCACGGGTGGAATCTGGAGACCCGCCGAGCTGAGGGCTTCATTTCCACTGACGGGGGGAGAATCTTTTTCGCCGTTTGATAGAAAATCAGGCTCGTGCCACGCTTTGCCCCCTCCGATCATCACTACCGCGAGGTGGGCTAATTGACAAAGGTCGCCTGAGGAACCGAGACTTCCCTGCGACGGTATCAGCGGATGAACACAGTTATTCAGCATATCCCTCAGCAAGAATAGAATTTCCGGCCTGACTCCAGAGCGTCCTTCCGCAAACGCTCTCAGCCGTATCAGTATTGCCGCTCGAACTATTTCTACTGGAAGCGGATCACCAACGGCAGTTAAATGACTGTAAATCAAATTCACTGAAAGACGGCATGCATCGGCATAACTCTTGATCGGCTTATCCTTATTGTTGCCGAAGCCGGTATTTACACCGTAAATCAGCTGGCGATAATCGATCTCGTCATCATCGCCCAAACTTTTGGACAATTTTGCAGCAATATGAACGGCGTCGCTTATATATTCCGCGCTGCGTTCACATCTTGCAATGCTGAGGGGGTCTATTTCAACCGTTGCGAAATTATTATTCGAATTCCCGCATGCGACCGCTATAAGTTGATTTATTGTTAATCTATGCTCGGGAAGATGGCTTAGAATGATGGGATAAGCCACTTTCTCACCCATTATATCAATGAATTTCCCCCCGTTTTCACTCACTCTGATATCTCGCAAGAATCTGACTGACTGTTTTTATCAGGTCTGAACGGGGGACAGTCACTTGTGAAGGTTGTTCTGCGAGCCACTCTTTGCGCTCCTGAAAACTCTCGGACAATTCCTTGCCGAGCATGAGGTCTTTGACTGTAACCTGATCTTTGGCAAACTCATCAGATCCGACGATGACCGCTACGGCCGCTCCTCTTTTATCGGCGTATTTCATCTGTTTGTTGAAACCTCCACTGCCGAGATATGTCTCAGCTGAAATTCCGGAAGAGCGTAATTCGGATGTAATTTTTATATAGTCACTGATCTTATCGCTATCCATAACGGTTACGACAACGGGTGCGTTAATCAGAGTGTCTTTATTCTGTTTTATGGTTGATAGCGCAGCAAGAAGTCTATCCACGCCGATGGAAATACCGGTAGCTGGAGTTTTTTGTCCGGTAAACCGTTCTATAAGATCGTCGTACCTTCCTCCCCCGGCAACGCTGCCGAATTCTCTTTTACGGTTTTTCTCATCTTTGATTTCGAATGTCAAATTAGCCTCGAATACCGGTCCGGTATAATATGCCATGCCTCTTACAACTGTCGGAGCAAACAAGATAGTGTCCTCGTCATATCCCATATCGTTCAGGTATGAGTCCATCTCACGGAGCTCCTCTAATCCTGTATGACCTTCGGGGCTCTCTTTCATAAATTCAGATAACGCATCGAGAACCTCACTCCTCGAATTTCGAGGAACCTCGAGAAACTGAACGATGACATCAACCTCCCGATCGGATAATTCAGCCCCTTTGATAAAAGCACCCGATTTGTCCTTCCTGCCGGAAGTAAGAAGTTGAGTTACGCCGTTAATACCCAACCTGTCCAGTTTATCAATACTTCTTAATACGTTTTGAGCAAGGTCCGAAAGCGAACCGTCGTTGTTTCTCACTTCAATACCGGCGGATTCTAACACGCCATTCACTATTTTGCGGTTACTTATTTTTACTTCAAAATCCTTTTTCTCGATCCCGAGCGCTTCGAAAGCATCAACCAGGGCAGCACAAACTTCACAATCAGCCAGGATTGAGGTAGTGCCGACCGTGTCAATGTCGAACTGAGTAAACTCCCTGAATCTTCCCGCTCCCGGTTTTTCAAGTCTCCATACTTTTCCTATCTGATATCTTCTGAAAGGTGTCGGAAGGTTCTGGTATTGGGCGATGACTCTTGAAAGAGGAGCGGTTAGATCGTACCGCAGCGCCACCCATTCATCCTCAGATTCAAAGGCAAAAATGCCTTCCTCCGGTGTGTCACCGTCGGGTAGAAACTTTCCTAACACGTCCACATATTCAAGCGCCGGAGTCTCTATCTGTTGGAAGCCGTAAAGTTCGTAAACGGCTTGAATTCGCTCCAGCATCATTCTACGGTTGAAAGACTCACCCCAGAGCGAGTCTTTAAATCCTTTGACGGTACGAGGTTTAGGTTTGATTGGTTTTTTTGTCAATTTCTATATGGTATCCTTGCGAGTGAAGTTCTAAAAGCAAATGGAATCAGACTTATTCTGCACCCAATATACACCAAACTTGATTACGGCTATCTATCGTAATCAGTACTGGAGGCGGGAATCGAACCCGCGACCTCCTGATCCACAGTCAGGCGCTCTATCCATCTGAGCTACCCCAGCATCTGGGAAAAATATAGGCTGGATAACGATATAAATCAAATATTCTTTGCTCTTTCCGGTTAGTCCCGCAATGTAAATTTAATTCTGATTAAATAGGTTGTTCTACGAAAGATGCGGCAAAAAAATTATTTGCAATATCACATGAAGCTTAGTACATTTCCCAGCGCAGAGAAAAGTCCCCATCGTCTAGCCAGGTTTAGGACTCAGGGTTTTCGACCCTGCAACAGGGGTTCAAATCCCCTTGGGGACACAGAATGAAGTCATGGGAGGAGACAAGGATGTGCTCAATAAGCACCAAAACGGGGCTCGCTAACAATTTATTTTTCCGTTGCGGCGCGTAAAAATGTTTAAACGAACACATCTGATTTTATATTCCGTGAAAACCTGTACCTTATTATTCAGGGTACTAAATATGGGAAAATAGATGAACCTATTCAGAAACAAAAAGACCTTGGGGATTAAATCCGGGTATGGTTAACGTGAAGACCAAAAAGACGGATTCTGAATTAAAGCCTTCACTCCTTATCGTGGATGATGAACCACTGGTGAGGAAGTCTTTGGCAAGAATCTTAACGAAAGAAGGATACGAGGTTAGAACTGTAGACAGCGGTGCAAAGGTATTCAAAAATGACCTGCTATCGAAAACGGACGTAATATTGCTGGACCTGTTTTTAGGTAAAGAAAGCGGTTTCGACGTCCTTGAGAAAGTGAGGGAAATCGCTCCCCACGTAGTTGTAATAGTCGTTACGGGTCATGGGGATGTCAGGTCTGCAGTCGAAGCTATGAAAAAAGGAGCTTACCAGTTCATAGAAAAGCCGAGTGATAAAAAGACAATTGTCGATATTGTCAACAGGGCAACGTATAAGGATATACCTCAAGACGGTAAGCAAAAATTACAGAAAATCACTATCTCCATCGGGAGAAGGAGAGAGCAATTTTTTTATGGTGAGGCGTTCGAACCTACGATCAAATTAGCGCGTAAAGCAGCCAAAGGAGGAAATTCCACGATCCTCATCCAGGGACAAAGCGGTACGGGAAAAGAGCTCTTAGCAAGATATATTCACAACCAATCGAGCAGGAAAGATAAGCCGTTTGTAGCAATTAATTGTGCGACACTGCCGAAAGATTTAATTGAGAGCGAATTATTCGGCTATGAATCCGGAGCATTTACCGGTGCGAGACTAAAAGGTAAAGTCGGATTCGTCGGGCAGGCGGAAGGCGGAACACTGCTTCTCGATGAAGTGGGAGAGCTTCCTACCGAACTACAAACAAAATTTCTAAGATTTCTGGAAACAAAAGAATATTATCAATTGGGCAGCGCCGAGCTTCAATATTCGGATGTCAGAATAATGGCTTCAACTAATGCGAACCTTGCGGCACGGGTAAAGGAAAAAAAATTCAGAAAAGATCTCTTCTATCGGCTGAACGTCGTTCACTTGAATATCCCTCCGTTAGCGGATCGGAAAGATGAGATTTTACCGCTTGCAGAATATTTTCTTGAATATTTTAACAGAAAGTATAACAATCATATCAAGGGTTTTAAGGAGAGGGTTAAAGCGTATCTTCGGGCGCTCCCGTGGGATGGCAACGTCAGGGAGTTAAAAAACCTTGTCGAAAGGGCTATAATAATCAGTAGCAGCAATTATATAACCTTTGAAGACGTAGATACTCAGATTTCAAGCAAAGAGTTCGACATCATAAAAATGGACATAAACCTCGACCTTCTTAACAATGAAAATCCTCTCTGGGAAGCTCGTAAAGAAGTGATTTCCAAAGTACTTGAACTAACGAACGGAAATAAAAGTAAAGCGGCAAAGCTGCTGAAAATCCCGCGCAGCACGCTCCGGTTTTATCTTAATAAGGGGTCTGCGGGGCAAGAGTAATGCCCGGCTATACTAAACCAATCCCGCACATGTGGAATTAGCATACGAACGCATGCCGCCACAATCCGATAAGTTAGGTGTCAAATATAATTTTTAATTCTGAGAACTGAAAAAGGTACTGTCTTTCAGAAGGTCTTTCAAAATGTCACGTTCGTTCAACTGAACGGAGGTTTTATCCGAGATTTCTTTAATTCGAGCTTTCTTTTCCGAATCCAAAGATACGATTTTCGAAACGGATTTATCAAGGACTTTTAACGATAGATTTATTGACTCGCGAGCATACTCGATTGTCTTAGCATATTGCTCCATTGCCTCTTTAAATTTACCCTGATTTTGAAGTTCATTGAATTTTTCCAGGTGCGCCTCAAGGGCTTTTTGTCGTGCATCGAATTTCTCGCTCTCAGGACTCAAATCTGTTCCTCAATTTAGAATCGTTTATTAAGAACGATTATAAATTATTAGTTTCAATAAGTCAACAGCTTTTAAAACAACTTTCACAATGATCCGAGAATTCCCAATTTGATTCTAAAATGAGAAGAAGATATTATCGAGAGGTAATCTGCTCCGGGTTTATAAACGCTTCTAATTATATGGCAGTATTCCGCCATTATGATAATCATATGTCGAAATATTCGTATCGGTAAAAATCACCTTTTACTATCTTGCAGGATAATTTCCGGTCTATGTAAGAGAGAAAGAATTATTAAGGATGTTCAAAACTCACTGAGCGAGAGCAAATTAAACCTCCCTGAGAATTAGTTAAATTTAATTCACAATGGGACTGACATCAATTGAAGAATACTGGCATAGTAATTGCAAACAGTTTGACTCGAATGTGTATGCACCTAATATAAAATAAGCAAAAAAATTAATTTAGAGAACGGCCATAACATGAAAGTTTTAAATCAGATAGATAAAGAGGAAATAGAGAAAACAGTAAATGAGGGAGGGCTTACCCTCTTATTATCCGTTGACGAAATGCGATTATACATGACATATGACCCGGAACTTAATGAGGGAACTCCTTCGTTAGACGTTGTGTACGCTCTTGCCGGAAAGCTTGGAGTGACTGGCGGTTTAATGGATAGCGTTGTCGAACATTATATCAATAACGAAGAATCATCCAATCATATTTTGATAGCCGAAGGATCACCGCCTAAAAATGGTTTTGACGCAAAAATTTTGTATGAATTTGATCTTTTATCAGAAGGCGATTCACAGTATTTCCCAAGTAATACAATAGGAAAGACGCACTCTTCAGGGAAAATCCAAATTAGAAAAGGAGAGCTGATTGCCCAGAAACTTCCGGCAAGTAAAGGTTCGCCCGGAAGAACTCTCACCGGGGGAAAAATCGAATTTCAACCCGAAGATATTCCTCTTCCTTCAGGCAGAAATACACTGAAATCAGCGGACGGTTTATCGTTAACTGCAGCGAAGAGCGGGATTATATCCACAGAAAATGATTTGGTGCATGTTGAGGATACATTCACCGTAGACGGAGATGTAGGTTACGATACGGGGAATATAGACTTTCTTGGAAATATAAAAATCAACGGCGACGTGAGACCGGGTTTCATAGTTGAAGCGGATGGTGATATAGAGATTACGGGCTGCGCTGAATCTGCGAGGCTGATTTCGCGAAAAGGCAGTATCAGAGTATTACACGGGATATTAGGTAAGAACAAATCCAAGATCATCGCAGCAAAAGATCTGGAGACGGGATTTATTCAAGACGCAAATATCACTGTAGGGAATAACGTAATAGCCGGGAGATATATTTTGAATAGTGAATTAAATGCTGAGGGCTGTATCAGAGTACTCGACAGCGAAGGAACTATCAGGGGAGGGAAGATCAGTTCAAAAGAAAGCATAAGAGCGAAAGTTGCCGGATCTACAAAGAGGATACCGACACAGCTTAAGATCGGAAGGAACCTTGACGGTGCAGCGCTACAGAGAGTATTAGAATTAGATAAGCAGCTGAAAGAATTATCTCAAAAAATGAAGACAAATGAAAGACAAATACAGTTTATCGAGTTGTTGGAAGAGCGGGTAGAAAAACTCCCGAGAGATAAGAAATCCGGTAAGGAACTATTAATTCATGCCAACGAAGAAATCAGAGCTGAATTGGAAAGAATGAAAGAGGAGAAGGTCGGACTACTTGCCAATTCGCTGAACAAGGACGTCGAAAAGAAAATTGAGATCGTGTCAAAGGTATTTCCGGGTGTGATCATTAACATTGATACGGAGGAATATCTTGTGCAACAAGAGCTATTGGGATCGGTTTTCAAGCTCGAAGAAGGGGCTATAACGGTTGAGCACAGAAAATAACACTGAACGAGTAATAATAATTGATGATGAAGTAGAAGTCGTATCCAGCCTCGTCGATCTTTTGAAAAGCAGCGGGATTGAGGTTGAAGGGGAAACGGATTCTGAAAAATTTATCAAAAGGCTCGATGAAGAGCATTTTGATGTTATCGTCACGGATTTTAAGATGCCCCGAGTCTCAGGTCTTGATATTGCCCGCAAGGTGAACAAGGAGCGTTATGAGAGTGACGTAATAATAATCACCGGTTACGGGACGATGGATTTGGCAATACAATCGTTAAAACAGAATGTTTATGATTTCATACTGAAGCCTTTTAAGTACGAGGAGCTTATCCATACGATAGAGCTGGCGTTCGAAAGAAGAAGGTTAATAAATGAAATCAAACAACTCTCTATAGAACGTGAAAAACATTTAAAAGAGTTGTCTACCTTGTATGACATCAATGACATCGTCGTAAATTCATCGAGCCGTGATGCTGTCTTGAGTTTTGCGAAAGATACACTCAGCATCGGAATAGGAATAAATTCCGCAGGGATTCTCTTGAATTCTAATGGATCCAACATTTACACACCTGCAAGGGGAGTCGGTGATTTTGAGAAGACCTTTCCGGATTTGTCAATAGACACAAACGACGAGAAGTTAATGACACTGATTAAAGGTAAAGGAATTGCCGAAATAGACGATCTCTCGATGCTCAATCATAGCTCTTATGATAGGAACGTAACCGATAACAGTAAGGTTTGGCTGATTCCAATGAATGTCAGTTCGCGGTTAGCAGGATTTATTTGCGTAGTTACCGATTCGAGTGAGGGACCCCTTTCTACCGAAAAACAGAAGCTATTAAGAGTTCTCGCAAACCAACTCGGTCCGCAACTAAGAATTATCGAAGAAGAAAACCGCATACCCTCTTATAGACAGGGTACTCTGGTTCGATTGAAAAAACGAATGAAGAAGTCAACGCAAATCGTTGATGCGTATGGTGGGTCAGTAGCATTCGTTTTTTTCAGAGTAATTTTAAACTCCGATTCCCGTTTATCGGGTGAGACATTTTTAAAGGGTATGGAAACTTTAGGTTCTTTGATCCAGGAAAAAATTAATGAAAACGATGATCTGATGCAGATAGGTATAGACGCATTCTTAACATCATTATACGGAAGAAGTAAAATTGAAACTGAGCTTGTCGCGAACAGTATGAGCTATGATTTCCAATCAATATTGTCGGAATCCGTATCAAAAGAGATGGTGATAAATGTAAGCTCCACCTCGTATCCTGAGGACGCCGATGATGTAATGCGCTTATATCATCAGCTGGTACATGAATACTCCTCATTTATAAATCAACCAACAATAAAGAAACAGAGACATGAGAATTAATGAGAAAAAGAGAAATTTTGGTAGTAGATGATGAACCAAAAATCGGTCATTACCTTACAAAAGCATTAAATATAAAAAATTATCAAGTTCAAGTGGCTTCCCGCGGCAGCGAGGCATTAGAGATACTCAAGAAAAAATCGGTAGATTTGGTTATTACAGACCTTAAAATGCCAGAGATGACCGGATTGGATCTTTTAAAGAAAATAAAAATGGAATCACCGCCTGTGGGAGTAATAGTAATGAGCGGTTACGGGACTATCGAAGAAGCGGTGGAGTCAATTAAATTTGGCGCATTCGACTTCATTACAAAGCCGTTTACCATAAAAAAAATCTCGGAATTGACTAACAATTACTTTAAGTCGTATCAGGACAAGACGATTAATTCATTTAATACAGGTGACAACCATTACGGTGATATGCTCGGGCGAAGCGACGCTATGAAGGAGATTTTTAATACTATAGACCACATAGCCCATACAGACGTTACTGTCTTTATTCAGGGGCCGACGGGAACCGGAAAAGAGATGGTGGCCAACGCACTGCAAGAAAGAAGTAAATTAAAAGATAAACCATACGTAAGAGTAAATTGCGCGGCATTGCCTGCCGGTCTTATGGAAAGTGAACTCTTTGGGCACGTAAGAGGTGCATTTACCGGAGCCGTGAAAGACAGAAAAGGAATGTTCGAACTTGCAAACGGGGGTACCATTTTATTGGATGAAATAAGTGAAATGGAATTGGCGCTCCAGGCAAAGTTGCTTCGTGTGCTTCAAACAGGTGAAATCCAGCGTGTGGGCGACGAAAATTTCAAAAAGGTAAAAGTGAGGGTCATAGCCACTACTAATCGAAATATCGAGGATGAGATCAATGATGGTAACTTCAGGGAAGACTTATTTTATAGGTTGAATGTCGTCCCGATATTTCTGCCGTCATTAAGTGAAAGGAAGGAGGACATACCCCTGTTAGCACATTATTTTGTCAGAAGAGTGGCGAGTAAATATGGCAAACCCGAACTGCGTCTTTCGGAAGATTCTATCAAGACACTACTATCAATGGACTTCCCGGGTAATGTCAGGGAGTTGGAGAATAAGCTGGAACGAGCGGTTGTCCTGTCCAAAAATGATGAGTTATCGCCTGAGGATGTGCTTGAAGCGCTCGACGGTCGAGTAAGGGAGAAGAAACGCACACAGAATTCTTTTACTACCGGCACTATCGAAGGAGCGGAAAGAGAACTGATCTTAAACTCACTAAACTTCAACAACGGGAATAGATCCAAGACGGCAAAGGAACTGGGCATTACCGCCCGGACGCTGCGTAA
Coding sequences within it:
- a CDS encoding sigma-54-dependent Fis family transcriptional regulator, whose translation is MRKREILVVDDEPKIGHYLTKALNIKNYQVQVASRGSEALEILKKKSVDLVITDLKMPEMTGLDLLKKIKMESPPVGVIVMSGYGTIEEAVESIKFGAFDFITKPFTIKKISELTNNYFKSYQDKTINSFNTGDNHYGDMLGRSDAMKEIFNTIDHIAHTDVTVFIQGPTGTGKEMVANALQERSKLKDKPYVRVNCAALPAGLMESELFGHVRGAFTGAVKDRKGMFELANGGTILLDEISEMELALQAKLLRVLQTGEIQRVGDENFKKVKVRVIATTNRNIEDEINDGNFREDLFYRLNVVPIFLPSLSERKEDIPLLAHYFVRRVASKYGKPELRLSEDSIKTLLSMDFPGNVRELENKLERAVVLSKNDELSPEDVLEALDGRVREKKRTQNSFTTGTIEGAERELILNSLNFNNGNRSKTAKELGITARTLRNKINRYRKEGVL
- a CDS encoding DUF342 domain-containing protein, yielding MKVLNQIDKEEIEKTVNEGGLTLLLSVDEMRLYMTYDPELNEGTPSLDVVYALAGKLGVTGGLMDSVVEHYINNEESSNHILIAEGSPPKNGFDAKILYEFDLLSEGDSQYFPSNTIGKTHSSGKIQIRKGELIAQKLPASKGSPGRTLTGGKIEFQPEDIPLPSGRNTLKSADGLSLTAAKSGIISTENDLVHVEDTFTVDGDVGYDTGNIDFLGNIKINGDVRPGFIVEADGDIEITGCAESARLISRKGSIRVLHGILGKNKSKIIAAKDLETGFIQDANITVGNNVIAGRYILNSELNAEGCIRVLDSEGTIRGGKISSKESIRAKVAGSTKRIPTQLKIGRNLDGAALQRVLELDKQLKELSQKMKTNERQIQFIELLEERVEKLPRDKKSGKELLIHANEEIRAELERMKEEKVGLLANSLNKDVEKKIEIVSKVFPGVIINIDTEEYLVQQELLGSVFKLEEGAITVEHRK
- a CDS encoding sigma-54-dependent Fis family transcriptional regulator, giving the protein MVNVKTKKTDSELKPSLLIVDDEPLVRKSLARILTKEGYEVRTVDSGAKVFKNDLLSKTDVILLDLFLGKESGFDVLEKVREIAPHVVVIVVTGHGDVRSAVEAMKKGAYQFIEKPSDKKTIVDIVNRATYKDIPQDGKQKLQKITISIGRRREQFFYGEAFEPTIKLARKAAKGGNSTILIQGQSGTGKELLARYIHNQSSRKDKPFVAINCATLPKDLIESELFGYESGAFTGARLKGKVGFVGQAEGGTLLLDEVGELPTELQTKFLRFLETKEYYQLGSAELQYSDVRIMASTNANLAARVKEKKFRKDLFYRLNVVHLNIPPLADRKDEILPLAEYFLEYFNRKYNNHIKGFKERVKAYLRALPWDGNVRELKNLVERAIIISSSNYITFEDVDTQISSKEFDIIKMDINLDLLNNENPLWEARKEVISKVLELTNGNKSKAAKLLKIPRSTLRFYLNKGSAGQE
- a CDS encoding arsenate reductase ArsC, yielding MKKIKLLLLCTGNSCRSQMAEGWVKSKLSRFVDVYSAGTEPKEIDNRAISVMAEVGIDIFGQSASNVDEYLNKEFDLIITLCDEARESCPLFPSQAEVIHMGFRDPADAIGSEEEVLGVFREVRDQLNQRLITQLREKFSRID
- a CDS encoding response regulator; translation: MSTENNTERVIIIDDEVEVVSSLVDLLKSSGIEVEGETDSEKFIKRLDEEHFDVIVTDFKMPRVSGLDIARKVNKERYESDVIIITGYGTMDLAIQSLKQNVYDFILKPFKYEELIHTIELAFERRRLINEIKQLSIEREKHLKELSTLYDINDIVVNSSSRDAVLSFAKDTLSIGIGINSAGILLNSNGSNIYTPARGVGDFEKTFPDLSIDTNDEKLMTLIKGKGIAEIDDLSMLNHSSYDRNVTDNSKVWLIPMNVSSRLAGFICVVTDSSEGPLSTEKQKLLRVLANQLGPQLRIIEEENRIPSYRQGTLVRLKKRMKKSTQIVDAYGGSVAFVFFRVILNSDSRLSGETFLKGMETLGSLIQEKINENDDLMQIGIDAFLTSLYGRSKIETELVANSMSYDFQSILSESVSKEMVINVSSTSYPEDADDVMRLYHQLVHEYSSFINQPTIKKQRHEN
- a CDS encoding aromatic amino acid lyase, which codes for MSENGGKFIDIMGEKVAYPIILSHLPEHRLTINQLIAVACGNSNNNFATVEIDPLSIARCERSAEYISDAVHIAAKLSKSLGDDDEIDYRQLIYGVNTGFGNNKDKPIKSYADACRLSVNLIYSHLTAVGDPLPVEIVRAAILIRLRAFAEGRSGVRPEILFLLRDMLNNCVHPLIPSQGSLGSSGDLCQLAHLAVVMIGGGKAWHEPDFLSNGEKDSPPVSGNEALSSAGLQIPPVPEPIKNSGEVNIHLAPKEGLALTNGATISAAITAISIFDSSVVLKTANIIGSLSLQSLGGFSRAFDEKVHRARPYRGQISVAKDINRYIKDSNLIDRAAEGHHQQDEYSIRAIPQVHGAVHDALSHTHEQIEIEINSATDNPLIFIEDEDSPDSVDDSSSISEWKTYSAANFHGEPVGFAADYLKIAIAELGGISERRMQLLLDPKNNRGMPANLSSGTDGLDSGMMLYQYMAASLVAENKILCHPSSVDSIPTSANIEDHNAMSTTAARHLRMVVENVTKVLAAELLVSLQALDLRIRGDFPLTAHNGRKLDGEYKLNSVAAGVLELVRNGTDNLQSIPFINTDADFYEHPPNESIERAAQLIHWGKVVLEAERQ
- a CDS encoding histidine--tRNA ligase; the encoded protein is MTKKPIKPKPRTVKGFKDSLWGESFNRRMMLERIQAVYELYGFQQIETPALEYVDVLGKFLPDGDTPEEGIFAFESEDEWVALRYDLTAPLSRVIAQYQNLPTPFRRYQIGKVWRLEKPGAGRFREFTQFDIDTVGTTSILADCEVCAALVDAFEALGIEKKDFEVKISNRKIVNGVLESAGIEVRNNDGSLSDLAQNVLRSIDKLDRLGINGVTQLLTSGRKDKSGAFIKGAELSDREVDVIVQFLEVPRNSRSEVLDALSEFMKESPEGHTGLEELREMDSYLNDMGYDEDTILFAPTVVRGMAYYTGPVFEANLTFEIKDEKNRKREFGSVAGGGRYDDLIERFTGQKTPATGISIGVDRLLAALSTIKQNKDTLINAPVVVTVMDSDKISDYIKITSELRSSGISAETYLGSGGFNKQMKYADKRGAAVAVIVGSDEFAKDQVTVKDLMLGKELSESFQERKEWLAEQPSQVTVPRSDLIKTVSQILARYQSE